The window GCGGCATGGCGATCATCGCCAAAAAGGGCGAAGGCATCGCCACGATCAAGGACCTCAAAGGCAAGCGCGTCGCGGTGTTTCCGGGGACGACGCAAGAGGTGTTTTTCCTGGAGCGGCTGCGCATGGAAGGCATGACCATCAAGGACGTCGAGCCGGTGCGCGTCTCCTTCAGCGAAATGCATATCGCGCTGTCGCGCGGCGACATCGACGCCTATGTCGGCGCCGAGCCGGGCCCCGGCGTGTCGCTTTCATCCGGCATCGGCACGCTGGTCGAATATCCCTATTCGACCGCGATGGGCTCGCTCAACATGGTGTTCGGCACCCATCGCGACATCATCACCGAGAAGCCGGACCTCGTCCGCGTGATGCTCGGCATTCACCAGCGCGCGACCGATTTCGCCGCCACCAACAAGGACGCCATGGTCGCGATGGCCTCCAGCAAGCTCGGGCAGAAGAAGGAAGCGATCGAAGCCTCCGTGCCCAATGTCGAACTGACCTGGCGGCTCGGCGCGACCCAGATCGAGCAATCGAAGATTTACGCCGATCACATGCTGGCGCTGAAACAGATAAAGCGCCTGCCGGATTTCGCGACCTTCATCGACACCAGTTTTGTCGATGCGGTGAAACCGACCTGACCGTGACCACGCTGACGTCGCCGAGCGAGGACGACGGCACCGCATCGGCGCGCGAGACTTCCTGGGCCGCGACATGGTGGCCGCGGTTGCGGCCATTGTTGCTCGCGATCGCCTTTCCCGCAGCGCTGCTCGCGATGTGGCATTTCGCGACGGTGGCGCGGCCGGCGAGCCTGATCCCGCCGCCGCACGATGTGTGGCTGGAATTGTGGGATCTCGCCTTCGGCGGCATCAATGACGATGCCTACAGCAAGACCCTGCATATCCACCTGCTCGCCTCCGTCAGCCGCGTCTATGGCGGGTTCGCGTTGGCGCTGATGGTGGCGCTGCCGCTGGGCATGCTGATCGGGCGGGTGCCGCTGATCCGGCAATTGATCGACCCGACCATCCAGATCCTGCGCCCGGTCCCGGTCACCGCCTGGCTGCCGCTCGCGATGATCATTTTTGGCTTGGGCCCGCGCTCGGCGTTCTTTCTGGTGTTTCTCGGCGCGTTCTATCCGATCCTGGTCAATACGATCTTCGGCGTCCGCTCGGTCGAGCCGCGATTGTTCGAGGCGGCCTCGATGCTCGGTTGCTCCGGCTCGGCGCAGTTCTTTCGCGTCGTGCTGCCGGCGGCGCTGCCGTCGATCTTCACCGGCATGCGGCTTGGCCTAGGCTTTGCGTGGGTCGTGATCGTGGTCGGCGAGATGACCGGCGTGCAGACAGGATTGGGCGCCATCATCATGGAAGCGCGCCAGCTCTCGCGCACCGAAATCGTGATTTCCGGCATGATCGTGATCGGCACCGTCGGCTTTCTGTCCGACCGGCTGGTGATGCTGATCGGACGGCGGCTGCTGGCCTGGAGTCCGTCGCATGGCTGAAGCAACCGCGCCGATCCTGGAGATGAAAAACGTCGGCAAGATTTTTTCGCAAGCCGGGCGCGCCATCGAGGCGCTGCGCGGCGCCAATCTGCGCGTGAAAAAAGGCGAGTTCATCTGCCTGATCGGCGCCTCCGGCTGCGGCAAGTCCACATTGCTGCGGCTCGCTGCGGGCTTTGAGGCTGCGACCCAGGGCGACGTCCTGATGTGGGGCACAGAGATCACCGGGCCCGGGCCGAGCCGCGGCATGGTGTTTCAGGATTACGGCCTGTTTCCCTGGCTCAATGTCCGCGACAATATCGGCTTCGGTCCGAAATCGCGCGGGCGTGCAAAAAGCGAAATCCGCGACACGGTCGCGCATTTCATCGATCTCGTGGGACTACAACGTTTCGCCGACGTTTATCCGCACCAGCTTTCCGGCGGCATGAAGCAGCGCGTTGCGATTGCCCGCGTGCTGGCGAACGATGCCGAGCTGGTGCTGATGGATGAACCATTCGGCGCGCTCGACGCCATGACGCGCGAACGGCTGCAGGACGAGTTGGTCGAGATCTGGTCACGCACCGGGCTGACGGTCCTGTTCGTCACCCACTCGATCGAGGAAGCGATTTTTCTCGCCGACCGCGTCGTCGTGATGTCGCCCGGCCCCGGCCGCATCGACAATGAATATTCGATCGATCTGCCAAGGCCGCGCGATATCGCAAGCTCCGAATTCAACGAATGGCGGCGGATGCTGTCGTCGCAATTGCACAGCCATCACGGGCGCAAGGCGGGGTGATTGGCCGTGAGCTTAGCGTTGGAGCAAACGAAACGCGGGACGGCGTCCCCAAACGCCGTCCCGCGCCACCACCCCACCGTAACCTTACGCCGCGCGGCCGAGCTCCGTGCCCAGATGTTTCAGCCGCGGCAGCACTTCCTGCTTCAACAGCGTCAGCGAATGATGCCAGGCCTCCGGCTTGTGCTTGTAATCAAAACCGAACACCAGCAGCACCCCAAAACCGCCGACCTCGCGGTAGATGGTCTCGATCTTTTCGGCGACCGTCGAAGGCGAGCCGACAACCCAGTTGTGGCGGGCGCAATAGTCGACGGTGACGTCAGAGTCCGGAACATCCGGCGCGTGCTTCAGACAGTCCTTGAAGCCGAAATGGCCGAGCAGGGGCAAAAAATATTCGCCCATCATCCGGCCCATCATGTCGCCAGAGGAGAGCTTCCAGGCCTCCTCGTCGGTATCGGCGACGAACACCTCGCGCACCAGGCGCCAGTCCTGCCGGCTCGGCTTGCGCCCGGTCTTGGCGGCGCCGATCTCGACCGAATCCCAGTGGCTTCCGACATAGGCCGGGTTGAGGTTGAGACTCATCGGAATGAAGCCGCGCTCGCCGGCGAGCTTCAGCGTGTCGGAGTTCTTGCTCAGGCCGGCGACGCCGATCGGCGGATGCGGCGCCTGCTTCGGCATGAGGTGAGGTTTCAGGAAATCGAACATGGTATCCGGCTTGGTCACGGTCCAGAATTTGCCCTGGTAGGTCCACGGCGCATCATCGGTCCACATCTTCAAGATGATCTCGAGCGCCTCGCGGGTCATGTCGCGGTTCTGGCCGGCCATGCCATCGACATTGAACATCGCCCAGTCGGTCGGCACGCCGGACGCTGCGACACCGAAATTCAACCGGCCATCGGAGAGATGATCGAGCATGGCGACGCGGTTCGCGAGTTCAGCCGGGTGGTGATAGGGCAAGAGGAAACCGCCGGGGCCGAGGCGGATGTTCTTGGTCTGCAAAAACGCCTGCGCCAGCAACAGGTCGGGCGCCGGATGCGGTTCCCAGGGCGCGGTGTGATGCTCGCCGATCCAGGCTTCCTGGTAGCCGAGTTCATCCAGCCAGCGCAGCACCTGCAGATCCCAATCGTGGCCCTCCTTCAGCCCGCACTCCGGCGGATGCGAGGGCATCGCGAAATATCCGATTTCCATGGGGTTTCCTCACTTTTTTGTTTTGACGCGTTTTCTTTATGCGAACCGGTACCCACTTCGCTTGAAAACGCTATGCAGTTTTTCGAAGCGCGTCTTGTTGCGCGCGAACGAAAGTACCTGCCCCGGTTGCGGCTGAATTGTGACGGGCTTTCCGTCATTGCGAGGAGCCAACGGGTCGCGCGAATGCGCGCCCGATGACAGGCTCCGCGACGAAGCAATCCATACCGCCCGTTCGGCTGTGGATTGCTTCGCTTTCGCTCGCAATGACGGCTAATTCCCTACCGCGCCCCGAACGTCGTCGTCCCGAACAGCGCCTTTTGCGTCGAGGGTTGCGAGCGCCAATATTGCGGCGGGGCTTGTACCTGGCCGCCGAGTTCGGCGGCGGCGTGCCAGCCCCAGCGCGGGTCGTAGAGCATGCCGCGGGCGAGCGCGACCATGTCGGCCTTCCCCGAGGCGACGATCTCCTCGGCCTGTTTTGCCTCCGTGATCAAGCCGATCGCGATGGTGTTGACGCCAACCGCCTCCTTGATCGCTTGCGCGAACGGCACCTGATAGCCGGGCGAAAGCGGAATCTTCTGCAGCGGCGACACGCCGCCGGAAGACGCATCGATCCAGTCGACGCCGCGCTTTTTCAATTCCTTGGCAAATTCGATGGTCTGCGCCAGGTCCCAGCCGCCCTCGACCCAGTCGGTCGCCGACACCTTGACGCCGATCGGCTTGTCCGCGGGAAAGGCCGCACGGACCGCGTCGAATACTTCGAGCGGATAGCGCATGCGGTTTTGCAGGCTTCCGCCATATTGGTCGGTGCGCTTGTTGGCGATCGGCGACAGGAACTGGTGCAAGAGATAGCCGTGCGCGCCGTGCACTTCGAGGGCATCGATGCCGAGCCGGTCGGCGCGCTTGGCGGCGGAAGCGAACGCGTCGCGGATGCGCGCCAGGCCCGCCGCGTCAAGCGCGAGCGGCGCCGCCTCGCCCTCCTTGTGCGGCACCGCGGAGGGGGCGACCGTCTGCCAGCCGCCTTCGGAAATCGGGATCAACTGGCCGCCGTTCCAGGGCACATGGCTCGACCCCTTGCGGCCGGCGTGGGCGATCTGCATCGCCACTGCCGTTTTGGAATGTTTGCGCACCGAAGCCAAAATCGGCTTCAGCGCCGCTTCGGTGGCGTCGTTCCACAGGCCGAGGCAGCCGGGTGTGATGCGGCCGATCGCCTCCACATGCGTGGCCTCGATGCAGAACATCGCCGCGCCCGACAACGCCAGCGTGTTGATGTGAGTAAAATGCCAGTCATTGGCCTCGCCGTTTTCGGCCGAGTACTGGCACATCGGCGCCACCATGACGCGGTTGGCAAGCGCAAGGCCGCGCAGCTTTATTGGAGTAAACAGGGCGCTCATGAGGGATTTTTCCAGGTGGGAGGAAGGAATGTCGTGGCTCATCTAATCAGGCCCTGCATTTTCCTCAACCGCCTCAAAGGCTGGCTAAAGATGCAGCCAACGCAAGCTAAGCGGTATTTATCGTCATTGCGAGGAGCCAACGGGTCGCGCGAACGCGCGCCCGATGACAGGCTCCGCGACGAAGCAATCCACAGTCACTCTGCCGTGATATGGATTGCTTCGCTCCTCGCAATGACGAATGGCTACGGCTTGATCCCGGCGGCCTTGATCACTTCCGCGTTGGCCGCGATTTCGCGGACGACAAAATCGTCCATCTCCTTAGGCGTCAGCGGCATGGCTTCGACGCCGAGCCTTTTCAGACTGTCCTGCATCGCGGGCTCGGTCAGCACTTTTATGCCGGCGGCATGAAATTTATCGATGATGTCGCGCGGGGTTTTCGAGGGCATGAAGACGCCGAACCAGATCAGGCTTTCGGCATTTTTCAAACCGGCCTCCGCCGGCGTCGGCACGTCGGGCAGATCGGGCGCGCGCTGCGGCGTCGAGACCAGGAGCGCGTGCACCTTGCCTTCGCGGATCAGCGGCAGCGCCAGAGCAAGCGGGGCGAAATAGAAATCGATGCGGCCGCCGAGGATGTCGGCCAGCACTTCCGAGCCGCCGCGATAGGGCACGTGCGTGGCCTCGATGCCGGCGGCGAGACGGAATTTCTCGGCCGAGATATGCACCGCGCTGCCGATGCCGACGGAGCCGAACGAAATCGATCCAGGCTTTGCCTTGGCGTCCGCGACAAAATCCTGCACGTTTTTCCACGGCCGCGAGCTAGGCACCACCATCACATTGGCGCTGGAGCCGATCATCAGCACCGAGGCCAGGTCTTTCGTGGTGTCAAAACTCAAATTGGGAAAGATCGCGGGCGCGATCGTCAGCGCGGAGGAATGGGCCAAAATGCTGTAGCCGTCGGGATCGGCCTTCGCAACCTGAGCGGTGCCGAGCGTGCCGCCGGCGCCGGGGCGATTCTCGATCACGATCGGCTGACCCAGTTCCGCCGCGAGCCGGTCGAGCACCAGCCGCGGCACCACGTCGGTGGCGCTGCCGGCGCCGAACGGGATCACCGCCTTGATCAGCCGCGACGGCCAGGTTTCGGCGTGCGTTGGGGCGAAGGCGAAGAGGATCGAGAGAAGGCAGCTCAGGCGGATGGATTTGCACATCGGCAGCTCCGGTGTCATCGGCCACGTTTACAGTTGTCATCACCCGCGAAAGCGGGTGATCCAGTATTCCAGAGCACTCGCGATAAATTGCGCAGCCACGGCGTACTGGATCCCGCTTGCGCGGGGTATGACAACCGAGTTTGGAGCGGCGCAACGCAAACCTCAATCCACCAGCTTGAACTGCAACAGCAGCGTGCGCTGGATCGGCGAGAAATTGTCGTCGGAGATCATGGTCAGCACGGTGTCGCCTTCGGGCGTGACGTGCGCGTCGATGCCTTCCATATTGTCGATCTCCTCGCCCAAATCCGCCTCGAAGATCGCGGGGCCGTCGACGGCGGCGCCCGGCGCCAGCGATTTGAGCGCGATGCGGCGGATGCGGATGCCGACGCCCGAGAGCAGCGAGAATTTTCGTTCGAGCACCAACAGATCGCCCGAGGGCAACAGCACGGCGTCGCTGATATCGAAATTCTTGCTGCGGCGAATGCTGAACTGTCCCGGCGTCGGCCCGCCGACCAGGAACGCGATCAGATTGCCGTCACGATCGAGGCCGCGCTCGGACATCGCGATCAGCGTGCCCGCCAGCGGAAGACCTTTTGGTACGAATACCAGCGCTTCCAGCCCCTTGTTGAACGGCAGCTTCTTGACCGCCGGCGGCATCGCGAACACCTCGCCGCGCGCGCGGGTAAAACCCTTGGCAAAATCGAAACGCAGCACCTGGTTGACGCGCTCGAGCCCGACGTAAACGACAGTGCCATCGAGCGCGATCGATTCCGAATCGAACCAGCCGCGCGCCGTGATCGGCTTGCCGTCGGGCCCGAGCATCGGTGCTGCCTCGACGTCGTCGAGCCCGGTCATCGCGCGTCCCTGATAGAGGATGCGCCCGGTGAACCAGCTGCCGTGATCGCTCAACGCGATAAAGCGCTCGCCTTTGGCATCCAGCCGCAGTCCCGACAAGCCGCCAAAGCCAGGGAAGGACGAGGTCAGCACCAGCCCGCTGCGATATTCCAGCGCGCCGAAGCGGACGCGCGCGTGGTCGCGCGTATCGAAAGAGGGAATCGGCCGAGCCTTGACCTCGATCGGGACGGGAGCTGCGGCTGCG is drawn from Bradyrhizobium lablabi and contains these coding sequences:
- a CDS encoding NADH:flavin oxidoreductase/NADH oxidase, with product MSALFTPIKLRGLALANRVMVAPMCQYSAENGEANDWHFTHINTLALSGAAMFCIEATHVEAIGRITPGCLGLWNDATEAALKPILASVRKHSKTAVAMQIAHAGRKGSSHVPWNGGQLIPISEGGWQTVAPSAVPHKEGEAAPLALDAAGLARIRDAFASAAKRADRLGIDALEVHGAHGYLLHQFLSPIANKRTDQYGGSLQNRMRYPLEVFDAVRAAFPADKPIGVKVSATDWVEGGWDLAQTIEFAKELKKRGVDWIDASSGGVSPLQKIPLSPGYQVPFAQAIKEAVGVNTIAIGLITEAKQAEEIVASGKADMVALARGMLYDPRWGWHAAAELGGQVQAPPQYWRSQPSTQKALFGTTTFGAR
- a CDS encoding LLM class flavin-dependent oxidoreductase; translation: MEIGYFAMPSHPPECGLKEGHDWDLQVLRWLDELGYQEAWIGEHHTAPWEPHPAPDLLLAQAFLQTKNIRLGPGGFLLPYHHPAELANRVAMLDHLSDGRLNFGVAASGVPTDWAMFNVDGMAGQNRDMTREALEIILKMWTDDAPWTYQGKFWTVTKPDTMFDFLKPHLMPKQAPHPPIGVAGLSKNSDTLKLAGERGFIPMSLNLNPAYVGSHWDSVEIGAAKTGRKPSRQDWRLVREVFVADTDEEAWKLSSGDMMGRMMGEYFLPLLGHFGFKDCLKHAPDVPDSDVTVDYCARHNWVVGSPSTVAEKIETIYREVGGFGVLLVFGFDYKHKPEAWHHSLTLLKQEVLPRLKHLGTELGRAA
- a CDS encoding ABC transporter ATP-binding protein is translated as MAEATAPILEMKNVGKIFSQAGRAIEALRGANLRVKKGEFICLIGASGCGKSTLLRLAAGFEAATQGDVLMWGTEITGPGPSRGMVFQDYGLFPWLNVRDNIGFGPKSRGRAKSEIRDTVAHFIDLVGLQRFADVYPHQLSGGMKQRVAIARVLANDAELVLMDEPFGALDAMTRERLQDELVEIWSRTGLTVLFVTHSIEEAIFLADRVVVMSPGPGRIDNEYSIDLPRPRDIASSEFNEWRRMLSSQLHSHHGRKAG
- a CDS encoding esterase-like activity of phytase family protein, which produces MRAPLGRRGFLRSTAAGLLSAAMPDMVRAQSATEPPPKSLPPDEFSAAAAAPVPIEVKARPIPSFDTRDHARVRFGALEYRSGLVLTSSFPGFGGLSGLRLDAKGERFIALSDHGSWFTGRILYQGRAMTGLDDVEAAPMLGPDGKPITARGWFDSESIALDGTVVYVGLERVNQVLRFDFAKGFTRARGEVFAMPPAVKKLPFNKGLEALVFVPKGLPLAGTLIAMSERGLDRDGNLIAFLVGGPTPGQFSIRRSKNFDISDAVLLPSGDLLVLERKFSLLSGVGIRIRRIALKSLAPGAAVDGPAIFEADLGEEIDNMEGIDAHVTPEGDTVLTMISDDNFSPIQRTLLLQFKLVD
- a CDS encoding Bug family tripartite tricarboxylate transporter substrate binding protein translates to MCKSIRLSCLLSILFAFAPTHAETWPSRLIKAVIPFGAGSATDVVPRLVLDRLAAELGQPIVIENRPGAGGTLGTAQVAKADPDGYSILAHSSALTIAPAIFPNLSFDTTKDLASVLMIGSSANVMVVPSSRPWKNVQDFVADAKAKPGSISFGSVGIGSAVHISAEKFRLAAGIEATHVPYRGGSEVLADILGGRIDFYFAPLALALPLIREGKVHALLVSTPQRAPDLPDVPTPAEAGLKNAESLIWFGVFMPSKTPRDIIDKFHAAGIKVLTEPAMQDSLKRLGVEAMPLTPKEMDDFVVREIAANAEVIKAAGIKP
- a CDS encoding ABC transporter substrate-binding protein; this translates as MTAKIRRREFIAGLGASLGAGLIAAPSIVRAEGEPILIRAGALKLIHSIAPYFYDQFVPAGYNIEVLPFETPTECKNAVVTKSVDFGAFGIAAAVLGAAAGEPVVVIASTCNRGMAIIAKKGEGIATIKDLKGKRVAVFPGTTQEVFFLERLRMEGMTIKDVEPVRVSFSEMHIALSRGDIDAYVGAEPGPGVSLSSGIGTLVEYPYSTAMGSLNMVFGTHRDIITEKPDLVRVMLGIHQRATDFAATNKDAMVAMASSKLGQKKEAIEASVPNVELTWRLGATQIEQSKIYADHMLALKQIKRLPDFATFIDTSFVDAVKPT
- a CDS encoding ABC transporter permease, with product MRPLLLAIAFPAALLAMWHFATVARPASLIPPPHDVWLELWDLAFGGINDDAYSKTLHIHLLASVSRVYGGFALALMVALPLGMLIGRVPLIRQLIDPTIQILRPVPVTAWLPLAMIIFGLGPRSAFFLVFLGAFYPILVNTIFGVRSVEPRLFEAASMLGCSGSAQFFRVVLPAALPSIFTGMRLGLGFAWVVIVVGEMTGVQTGLGAIIMEARQLSRTEIVISGMIVIGTVGFLSDRLVMLIGRRLLAWSPSHG